A single window of Bacillus mesophilus DNA harbors:
- a CDS encoding NERD domain-containing protein → MEVFLGIVLLVLFVLFTLNKSKIIGSIGEAYVRKQIMTLNPEVYKSVHDLYIPINSGRTSQIDHVIISEYGIFVIETKNYEGWIFGSENQKQWTQVIYKRKEKFSNPIWQNYGHIQALKEYLGMEITDLAFYNIVVFTKRAEFKFDPTSFTSAKIMHPKQITRFIHNEIGRKISQGDVNKILVKLSSIKDQDSKVKREIKKNHVKKIKESKNTQQVITKLGQCPKCGNALTSRKGKYGAFMGCSNYPKCRYTSAS, encoded by the coding sequence TTGGAAGTATTTTTAGGGATTGTGCTATTGGTACTGTTTGTTCTTTTTACACTCAATAAAAGTAAAATCATTGGTTCCATCGGTGAGGCGTATGTAAGGAAACAAATAATGACCCTAAACCCAGAGGTATATAAATCTGTTCATGATCTTTACATCCCAATAAATTCAGGAAGAACCTCACAAATTGATCACGTGATTATATCAGAATATGGAATTTTCGTAATTGAGACAAAGAATTATGAGGGTTGGATATTTGGTTCTGAAAATCAAAAGCAATGGACACAGGTGATTTATAAGAGAAAAGAAAAGTTTAGTAATCCCATCTGGCAGAACTACGGACATATTCAAGCTTTGAAAGAATACTTGGGAATGGAAATAACTGATTTAGCATTTTACAATATTGTTGTCTTTACGAAGAGAGCTGAATTTAAGTTTGATCCAACTTCATTTACTTCAGCCAAAATCATGCATCCAAAACAGATTACTAGATTCATACATAATGAGATTGGAAGAAAGATCTCACAAGGGGATGTTAATAAGATACTAGTGAAGTTATCATCAATAAAAGATCAGGATTCCAAAGTAAAAAGAGAGATTAAGAAGAATCATGTAAAGAAGATTAAAGAATCTAAGAACACACAACAAGTTATAACTAAGCTAGGGCAGTGCCCTAAGTGTGGTAATGCCTTAACTAGTAGAAAAGGTAAATATGGTGCGTTCATGGGGTGTAGTAATTATCCTAAGTGTAGATATACTAGTGCTTCATAA
- a CDS encoding type II toxin-antitoxin system PemK/MazF family toxin, with protein sequence MSNLLKQGDVWLVNVLFEDKNECKQRPVLIIGNG encoded by the coding sequence ATGAGTAACCTTTTGAAGCAGGGGGATGTTTGGTTGGTAAATGTACTCTTCGAAGATAAAAATGAATGTAAACAACGACCAGTTCTCATCATTGGAAATGGATGA
- a CDS encoding GNAT family N-acetyltransferase: protein MESKTLKEVGCIIEMIAETERLLLRAFEEIDVEDAKGFWGDQEVMEHSLGAIPHDYLHKVLAGYAACHREKGLSMYAVIEKESGRVIGAAGFNVRTTIESVELLYHFSKASWGKGYATEAAAACVDFAIKNPTVKLIYASADTKNAGSLKILEKVGFEYKGMKWFDDTNQEEPYYELNIKGE from the coding sequence ATGGAGAGTAAAACACTAAAGGAAGTAGGGTGTATTATAGAAATGATTGCTGAAACGGAACGATTGCTATTAAGGGCTTTTGAAGAAATTGATGTAGAAGATGCAAAGGGATTTTGGGGAGATCAGGAAGTAATGGAGCATAGTCTCGGAGCTATTCCTCACGATTACTTACATAAAGTTTTAGCGGGATATGCAGCTTGCCACCGGGAAAAAGGTCTTTCTATGTATGCGGTTATAGAAAAGGAGTCAGGTAGGGTGATTGGTGCAGCTGGATTTAACGTAAGAACTACGATTGAGTCAGTAGAATTGCTTTACCATTTTTCTAAAGCCTCATGGGGGAAGGGATACGCAACAGAGGCTGCAGCAGCATGTGTTGATTTTGCTATTAAAAATCCTACTGTAAAGTTGATTTACGCATCCGCTGATACAAAAAATGCAGGTTCTCTAAAAATACTAGAGAAAGTTGGGTTTGAGTACAAAGGTATGAAATGGTTTGATGATACAAATCAGGAAGAGCCTTATTATGAATTAAATATTAAAGGTGAATAG
- a CDS encoding NCS2 family permease has translation MEKLFNLTERGSSVKTEIVAGITTFLTMVYIIVVNPAILSSAGVPFDQVFMATIIAAVVGTLYMGIFAKYPIAIAPGMGMNAYFASVVATQGVSYQTVFGTVFLAGLLFIIMTFTSLRETLIQAIPNSLKYGITSGIGLFIAFIGLKMAGIVVPSESTMVTFGDLHQPVTLLSLFGLFLTLILLARKINSALFIGMLVTAVLGISTNLLNFDGVVSLPPAPVFLDLNVAGVFTEGLYTVVFAFLLVTIFDTTGTMIGVAEQAGLTKNGKFPRAKSALMADALATTVGSTFGTSPSSAYIESSSGVAAGGRTGLTSIIVAILFLVAMFFSPAISAISALPAITAPVLIIVGCFMMEGLSKIDWKTFDEAFPAFAIILTMPLTSSIATGIAIGIITYPLMKVVSGKWKEVHPILYVFGVIFLIQMIFFPAH, from the coding sequence ATGGAAAAGTTATTTAACCTTACAGAACGTGGATCATCTGTTAAAACTGAAATTGTCGCAGGTATTACTACCTTTTTAACAATGGTTTATATCATTGTTGTTAATCCTGCAATCTTATCTTCTGCTGGAGTTCCGTTTGATCAGGTATTCATGGCAACGATTATTGCAGCAGTAGTTGGAACGCTTTATATGGGGATTTTCGCTAAATATCCTATTGCTATCGCTCCTGGAATGGGGATGAATGCCTATTTTGCTAGTGTGGTTGCCACACAAGGCGTATCTTACCAGACTGTTTTTGGTACTGTCTTTTTAGCTGGATTATTGTTCATTATCATGACATTTACTTCTTTACGAGAAACTTTAATTCAAGCGATTCCGAATTCGCTTAAATATGGAATCACATCTGGCATAGGATTGTTTATTGCGTTTATAGGGTTGAAAATGGCTGGGATTGTGGTCCCTAGTGAATCGACAATGGTTACGTTTGGAGATTTACATCAGCCTGTTACTTTACTTTCCTTGTTCGGATTGTTTTTAACACTCATTTTACTAGCCAGAAAAATAAATAGTGCATTGTTCATAGGGATGCTTGTTACTGCAGTCCTTGGGATTTCAACAAATCTTCTTAATTTTGATGGAGTTGTCTCGCTTCCACCAGCTCCTGTGTTTCTTGATCTAAATGTAGCTGGTGTTTTTACAGAAGGTTTATATACTGTTGTGTTTGCTTTCCTTTTAGTTACTATTTTTGATACAACAGGGACCATGATCGGAGTTGCCGAACAAGCGGGTTTAACAAAGAATGGAAAGTTCCCAAGAGCGAAATCAGCATTAATGGCTGATGCCCTTGCCACTACAGTTGGATCAACATTCGGTACAAGCCCATCTAGCGCTTATATTGAATCTTCTTCAGGGGTAGCAGCTGGAGGTAGAACAGGCCTAACATCTATCATTGTTGCGATTCTATTTTTAGTTGCGATGTTTTTCTCACCTGCTATTTCAGCCATTTCTGCATTACCTGCAATCACAGCACCCGTCCTTATTATTGTTGGCTGCTTTATGATGGAAGGTCTTTCTAAGATAGATTGGAAAACATTTGATGAAGCATTTCCTGCATTTGCAATCATCCTAACGATGCCACTTACTTCAAGTATTGCAACTGGAATAGCGATTGGAATTATTACGTATCCGCTCATGAAAGTGGTTAGTGGTAAGTGGAAAGAAGTACATCCGATTCTATATGTATTCGGTGTGATCTTCTTAATCCAAATGATTTTCTTTCCTGCACATTAA
- a CDS encoding methyl-accepting chemotaxis protein — protein sequence MKVFKNLRIGAKLILLLAISTVALLVVGFTGYSHMKEMANKSEEMYEERLLPVMWLGQLNTNNSDLDSYILELIISKDADQDTEFQESITNKIKENETLIAQYKQLSLLPAEEKNIETLEMSYAFLGEIRQKVIDLATNGNKDIAYKLYVTEAKSVRKDAEAVLSELKTTNERAAEELAQENQVKIKNATVFLVIIILGSIIFCILTGAILAHMITKPIKELQYLMKKAEEGDFTVKGTHLYQDEVGQLTTSFNQMVYGLREIIQRVHTTSEQVAASSEVLAASAKESGFTINDVSKTIQELSSGAEEQARNTDQTFKIMNEMTAGVSQISIQTKSVVSKAVHTNHQSSEGRKSIDSSITQMNNISTNVNELSTVVKGLGSRSNEIFSIVKVISEIAEQTNLLALNAAIEAARAGDHGKGFAVVASEVRKLAEQSAKSSKQITDLLTVIQDETHQAVASMEETSEEVNEGIKVVGAAGETFTSIQHAIQDVTKQVEEVSIAIEQMAVGTDQVKEAIQVVSQIADQSAAGSQSVSAAAQQMAGTSEEITSSSMKLATIADNLQDLVKKFKI from the coding sequence ATGAAAGTGTTTAAGAATTTGAGGATTGGTGCCAAATTAATTCTGTTATTGGCTATATCCACTGTGGCCTTACTAGTGGTTGGATTTACAGGATATTCTCATATGAAAGAGATGGCTAATAAGTCTGAGGAAATGTATGAAGAGCGTTTATTACCAGTCATGTGGTTAGGACAGCTGAACACAAACAACAGTGATCTTGATTCTTACATTTTAGAGCTGATCATTTCAAAGGATGCAGACCAGGATACAGAATTTCAAGAGAGTATTACCAATAAAATAAAAGAAAATGAAACGTTAATTGCTCAATATAAGCAGCTTTCCCTACTTCCTGCAGAGGAAAAGAACATAGAGACCTTGGAAATGAGTTATGCTTTTTTAGGAGAAATCCGTCAAAAGGTAATTGATTTAGCGACTAATGGAAATAAGGATATCGCTTATAAACTTTATGTTACTGAGGCGAAAAGTGTAAGGAAGGATGCAGAAGCTGTTTTATCTGAATTAAAGACCACTAATGAACGTGCTGCAGAGGAATTAGCACAGGAAAACCAAGTGAAAATTAAGAATGCTACGGTTTTTCTGGTTATCATTATACTTGGTTCTATTATTTTCTGTATTTTAACAGGTGCGATCCTAGCACACATGATTACAAAACCGATCAAAGAACTTCAGTACTTAATGAAAAAAGCGGAGGAGGGTGACTTTACCGTTAAAGGCACTCACCTCTATCAGGATGAAGTAGGTCAGTTAACCACTTCTTTCAATCAAATGGTCTATGGATTACGAGAGATTATCCAACGTGTGCATACCACATCTGAACAGGTGGCTGCTTCTTCGGAAGTACTGGCAGCGAGTGCGAAGGAGAGTGGCTTCACGATTAATGATGTCTCGAAGACAATTCAAGAATTGTCATCAGGTGCAGAGGAACAAGCACGAAATACGGATCAAACCTTTAAGATTATGAATGAAATGACCGCTGGAGTTAGCCAGATCTCGATCCAAACAAAATCTGTTGTATCAAAGGCTGTTCATACAAATCATCAATCGTCGGAGGGAAGAAAATCTATTGATTCCTCTATCACTCAAATGAATAACATTTCTACAAATGTAAATGAACTGTCTACCGTCGTTAAAGGATTAGGCAGTAGATCCAACGAAATCTTTTCAATCGTGAAAGTGATATCAGAAATTGCCGAGCAAACGAATTTATTAGCATTGAATGCAGCCATCGAAGCAGCAAGAGCGGGTGACCATGGAAAAGGATTTGCTGTCGTTGCCAGTGAGGTCCGTAAGCTAGCAGAACAGTCTGCTAAATCCTCCAAACAAATTACTGACCTCTTAACCGTTATTCAGGATGAAACTCATCAAGCAGTGGCATCCATGGAGGAAACGTCAGAAGAAGTAAACGAAGGAATTAAAGTGGTAGGAGCAGCAGGTGAAACCTTCACATCCATTCAACATGCAATCCAGGATGTAACGAAGCAGGTAGAAGAGGTGTCTATTGCCATTGAACAGATGGCTGTGGGAACAGACCAGGTAAAAGAAGCAATTCAGGTCGTTTCACAAATTGCAGACCAATCAGCAGCAGGATCACAGAGTGTCTCGGCTGCTGCACAACAAATGGCGGGTACGTCAGAAGAAATCACTTCATCCTCCATGAAGCTTGCGACTATTGCAGACAATCTACAGGATTTAGTGAAGAAGTTTAAAATATAA
- a CDS encoding Gfo/Idh/MocA family protein, whose amino-acid sequence MKIGLIGTGFFAEKHSSILSKISGVDVTAFLGSSIEKAEKEARKWSNAKGYIHVEEMLDQQKLDAVYICVPPMAHGAFENVLLERNIPFFVEKPLGVREEPYEIAKRVEELGLITSVGYQWRYRDTTQKIRSILQERKVGMALGYWMDTMPMVPWWRDVNKSGGQFVEQTTHIVDLLRYLCGEIKEVYAAFNRSMMHEKVSGSTVSDVGSVTLTLHNGIIATILNTCILPKSYKVGLELYTNQGVLEVSIDEARDVREGSIKRYSDELDPYVVENKIFLDAVRTGDPSSILSTYQDAVKTHQVTTATGHSAMTGKPVIMESI is encoded by the coding sequence ATGAAAATTGGATTGATTGGAACTGGTTTTTTTGCCGAAAAGCATTCTAGTATTCTTAGTAAAATTTCCGGAGTGGATGTAACTGCATTTTTGGGGTCAAGTATTGAAAAGGCAGAAAAGGAAGCAAGGAAATGGTCCAATGCCAAAGGTTACATACATGTGGAAGAGATGTTAGATCAGCAAAAGCTAGATGCTGTTTACATCTGTGTACCTCCTATGGCGCATGGCGCTTTTGAAAATGTGTTGCTAGAAAGAAATATTCCCTTTTTTGTAGAGAAGCCGCTTGGAGTTCGTGAAGAACCATATGAGATTGCAAAAAGGGTCGAAGAACTAGGACTAATTACTTCGGTTGGTTACCAATGGCGCTATAGAGACACGACTCAAAAAATACGGTCAATCCTTCAGGAACGTAAAGTAGGCATGGCACTTGGTTATTGGATGGATACGATGCCAATGGTTCCTTGGTGGAGAGATGTAAATAAGTCTGGAGGACAATTTGTTGAACAGACAACACATATTGTTGACCTGTTACGCTATCTTTGTGGAGAAATCAAAGAAGTGTATGCTGCCTTTAATAGGAGTATGATGCATGAGAAGGTTAGTGGTTCAACGGTTTCAGATGTAGGGAGTGTGACCTTAACGTTGCACAATGGGATCATTGCCACTATTTTGAATACATGTATTCTTCCTAAATCATATAAGGTTGGACTAGAACTTTACACAAATCAAGGTGTACTAGAAGTCAGCATTGATGAAGCAAGAGATGTTAGGGAAGGTTCTATAAAGAGATATTCCGATGAGTTAGATCCTTATGTAGTTGAAAACAAGATATTTCTAGATGCCGTAAGAACAGGGGATCCCTCTAGCATCCTATCAACATACCAAGATGCTGTGAAAACTCACCAAGTGACGACTGCAACCGGGCACTCAGCAATGACTGGGAAACCCGTTATTATGGAGAGTATTTGA
- a CDS encoding DUF429 domain-containing protein: MRVIGIDLSGPSNHKDTVLTVFEEREHTLQFIKWKSNISDQDILTEIYEQSQLDEVVIGMDAPLSYEDGGGDRQGDRELRKFIVSLGMRSGSIMPPTLNRMVYLTLRGIKLSREIEGIKSKFPISIVEVHPGAVIGSRLPKKDLEYALKYKQDQSARGFIRAWLNEQKLTHIPIEIEEESHSIDACAAVLGAWHWKNPLYQPKWILPAQFPLHPYDYCC; this comes from the coding sequence ATGAGAGTAATCGGGATTGATTTATCAGGGCCGAGTAATCATAAGGATACCGTTCTTACCGTTTTTGAAGAAAGGGAACATACCCTACAATTTATAAAATGGAAAAGTAATATAAGTGATCAGGACATATTAACGGAGATTTATGAGCAAAGTCAACTGGATGAGGTCGTGATCGGAATGGATGCACCTTTATCCTATGAGGACGGGGGAGGAGATCGGCAAGGTGACCGTGAGTTAAGAAAGTTTATTGTGTCATTAGGGATGAGATCCGGCTCCATCATGCCGCCTACCCTGAATCGAATGGTGTATTTAACCTTAAGAGGGATTAAGCTTAGTAGAGAGATAGAGGGGATAAAAAGCAAATTTCCCATTTCTATAGTTGAAGTTCATCCAGGGGCCGTTATAGGCTCGAGGCTACCTAAAAAAGATTTAGAATATGCCTTGAAATATAAGCAAGACCAGTCAGCTAGAGGTTTCATTCGAGCTTGGCTTAATGAGCAAAAGCTTACACATATTCCTATCGAAATTGAAGAAGAGAGCCATTCCATTGATGCATGTGCCGCTGTATTAGGAGCATGGCATTGGAAGAATCCTTTGTATCAGCCAAAATGGATATTACCAGCTCAGTTTCCTCTTCATCCTTATGATTATTGCTGCTGA
- a CDS encoding DUF4023 domain-containing protein translates to MEDTNKFVDELHEKQAKDEQNRKRQGKGHPEQKLPNKQH, encoded by the coding sequence ATGGAAGACACTAATAAATTCGTTGATGAGCTACATGAGAAGCAAGCAAAGGATGAGCAAAATAGAAAGCGTCAAGGGAAAGGCCATCCGGAACAAAAACTACCAAATAAACAACATTAA
- a CDS encoding glycosyltransferase, whose protein sequence is MTVLDVINLVIGFVAVMIGMIMFWSLPVPGFSSRPKESLPFLSIIIPARNEEGRISPLLQSLQEQRFSQFEILVVDDDSSDNTAAVAKSYGAKVLQNTGAGKSSACWLGAEQAKGSWLLFLDADTKFTSVDGLTKLLHFYQGKGARGITALQPFHTVERLYEHISVVFNIIVVVGMNLFTIWGSRFKTAGSFGPCILCNRDDYFLSGGHKKIEGAIMDDLELGEAFLEQNLPVRCLGGKGIMSLRMYPEGVGSLVEGWCKSFAIGSKSTHPLVMLMVIFWISGSFIAAGALISSIIEWNTTAMIFSGILYILYTIQTAWFASRVGNFRWAVFPLYPILFMFFVGIYLYSFIRVNVFHSVSWKGRKIKV, encoded by the coding sequence ATGACAGTTTTAGATGTAATTAATCTTGTTATTGGATTTGTGGCAGTGATGATTGGCATGATCATGTTCTGGTCTTTGCCGGTTCCCGGTTTCTCCTCCAGGCCTAAGGAAAGTCTTCCGTTTCTGTCGATCATTATTCCAGCTAGGAATGAAGAAGGCAGGATCTCACCGTTATTGCAATCATTACAGGAGCAACGTTTCAGCCAATTTGAAATTCTGGTTGTGGATGACGATTCATCTGACAATACTGCTGCTGTTGCAAAAAGCTACGGTGCAAAGGTTCTGCAGAATACAGGTGCAGGAAAATCATCAGCCTGCTGGCTTGGTGCCGAACAGGCCAAAGGAAGCTGGTTATTATTTTTAGATGCAGATACTAAATTCACCAGTGTGGATGGTTTAACTAAACTGCTGCATTTCTATCAGGGAAAGGGAGCCAGAGGCATCACAGCCTTACAGCCATTTCATACAGTTGAGCGCTTGTATGAACACATCTCCGTTGTATTTAACATTATCGTCGTGGTAGGGATGAATCTATTTACGATTTGGGGTTCGCGGTTTAAAACCGCCGGTTCGTTCGGCCCATGCATTCTATGTAATCGAGACGATTACTTTTTATCTGGTGGGCATAAAAAAATCGAGGGAGCCATCATGGATGACTTGGAACTGGGAGAGGCCTTTCTTGAACAAAATCTCCCGGTTCGCTGCCTGGGAGGCAAAGGAATTATGTCTTTGCGCATGTACCCAGAAGGAGTGGGAAGCCTGGTCGAGGGCTGGTGCAAAAGTTTTGCCATCGGTTCCAAGTCCACTCATCCCCTTGTCATGCTGATGGTCATCTTCTGGATTTCCGGCAGCTTTATCGCAGCGGGAGCATTGATCTCTTCTATCATCGAATGGAACACTACCGCAATGATATTCAGTGGAATCTTGTATATCCTGTATACGATTCAAACGGCATGGTTTGCCAGCAGGGTCGGTAATTTCAGATGGGCGGTTTTTCCTTTATATCCGATCTTGTTTATGTTTTTCGTAGGGATTTATCTGTACTCCTTTATTAGGGTGAATGTGTTTCATTCTGTGAGTTGGAAGGGGCGGAAGATTAAGGTCTGA
- a CDS encoding phytoene desaturase family protein: protein MSKKVIVVGAGVAGLASAIRLQHAGYQVEIYEKGLTPGGKMNRIELDGGYKFDLGPSIVMMPEIYRELFELCGRNPDDYIPMEKLDPIYRAYFSDIPDKPFDISSDLTKLTKTIESISEEDTAGFFQYMHEIYKRFIIAKHHILQRPFRKRSDFYNLAMLKKAMKLKPYDTADSFVGKYIKNERLKQLISFQTLYIGISPLNSPSFYTMIPMIQFLYGVWFIKGGMYTMALAMERLFKELGGTIHYGRDVQEISIHNRQAEGIVVDGQKVSSDYVVCNADFPYAIKHLVKDKAAKGKYTDKKVDSLKYSCSCFLLYLGMDRKYEEIDHVHNFIFNEDLDQNLKDIFDGKKLTNASFYVYIASKMDPSLAPEGKDGLYILMPVSDIATANYEWNEETISYYRSYILNELKKIRGFENIEDEIVTETHTTPLDFSSKFNAYNGATFGLQPILKQSNHYRPQSKASHCENLYFTGSSTHPGAGVPIVLLSARITAQELIQDDTGNLFDYSAT from the coding sequence ATGAGTAAGAAGGTGATTGTCGTTGGAGCGGGTGTAGCGGGCCTTGCCAGTGCCATAAGGCTACAGCACGCTGGTTATCAGGTGGAGATCTATGAAAAAGGGTTAACACCTGGTGGCAAAATGAATCGGATTGAACTAGACGGGGGATACAAATTTGATTTGGGGCCAAGCATTGTAATGATGCCGGAAATATATCGGGAGCTATTTGAACTATGCGGCCGCAACCCGGATGATTACATTCCAATGGAAAAATTGGACCCGATTTACCGGGCTTATTTCAGTGATATTCCCGACAAGCCTTTTGATATCTCCTCTGACCTTACCAAATTGACAAAGACGATTGAATCAATCAGCGAAGAGGATACGGCAGGTTTTTTTCAATATATGCATGAAATATACAAACGCTTTATCATTGCAAAGCATCACATTCTTCAAAGACCTTTCCGCAAAAGATCTGATTTTTATAACCTCGCAATGTTGAAGAAAGCAATGAAACTGAAACCTTACGACACAGCAGATTCGTTTGTAGGAAAATATATTAAGAATGAACGGCTGAAACAGCTGATTAGTTTTCAAACGTTATACATAGGTATTTCGCCTCTTAACAGTCCTTCTTTTTACACCATGATTCCGATGATTCAATTTCTATATGGAGTATGGTTTATAAAAGGCGGTATGTATACGATGGCGTTGGCCATGGAGCGGCTCTTTAAGGAACTTGGAGGAACCATTCACTATGGAAGGGATGTCCAGGAGATCTCCATTCACAATCGCCAGGCGGAAGGGATTGTTGTGGATGGACAAAAAGTCTCTTCGGATTATGTGGTGTGTAATGCAGACTTCCCATATGCAATAAAGCATTTAGTAAAAGACAAGGCAGCCAAAGGAAAATATACCGATAAGAAGGTAGATAGCCTGAAATACTCTTGTTCATGTTTCCTTTTATATCTCGGTATGGACCGTAAATATGAAGAAATTGACCATGTACATAATTTTATTTTCAACGAAGACCTTGATCAGAATCTCAAAGATATTTTTGATGGGAAGAAGCTAACGAATGCCTCCTTTTATGTATATATCGCTTCAAAAATGGATCCTTCCCTTGCACCTGAAGGAAAAGATGGATTGTATATCCTGATGCCTGTATCAGATATAGCGACAGCAAACTATGAATGGAACGAAGAAACCATTTCGTATTATCGCAGTTACATTTTAAATGAATTAAAGAAAATCCGTGGTTTTGAAAACATTGAAGATGAAATTGTCACCGAAACGCATACAACACCACTCGATTTTAGCTCGAAATTCAATGCCTATAATGGCGCGACGTTTGGCTTGCAGCCAATCCTGAAACAAAGTAACCACTATCGTCCGCAAAGCAAGGCCAGCCATTGTGAAAACTTGTACTTTACCGGAAGCAGTACACATCCTGGCGCTGGTGTTCCAATCGTGCTGTTATCCGCCAGAATCACCGCACAGGAACTAATACAAGACGATACTGGCAATCTGTTTGATTATTCAGCAACATAA
- a CDS encoding aldehyde dehydrogenase family protein, whose amino-acid sequence MHDNDFLKTLPERQKEELFSTGRPSLEARKKQLLKLKSIILEHEAALTTALHSDLGKPVFESFSSEIAVLLNEIEYVCKHLAKWDRPVRSQHLKLGYVEAIKRMRHPYGSVLIIGSWNYPVQLTLMPTIGAIASGNRCVIKPSEHAPATAELLKEIINQTFPPEQLHVVTGDAQTASELTSAPFDLIFFTGSTKTGKAVAEQAAKQLTPVILELGGKNPCIMDETGYSKTAIREIVWGKFLNAGQTCIAPDTLFVHESIYEKTLDEISASVSAFYGDRPEESGDYGRICTDAHFQKMVELIGQGIVRHGGTHDQNDRFIAPTVVTDIKPDSSILQEEIFGPVLPVIPYTDLKTLLSSGTLQRDSLTGYIFSKNKNHIQRFKEHMRSPTISVNQVIHHAASPHIAFGGVGSSGYGAYHGKAGFLAFSYEKTEYQTYHYLRFQGKFPPYSDRNMKALKVLRKWLL is encoded by the coding sequence ATGCATGACAATGATTTTCTGAAGACACTACCGGAAAGGCAGAAGGAAGAACTGTTTTCCACGGGAAGGCCTTCACTTGAAGCACGTAAAAAACAGCTGTTAAAGCTGAAATCCATTATTTTGGAGCACGAAGCGGCCTTGACCACAGCCCTTCATTCAGATTTGGGAAAACCGGTATTCGAATCCTTTTCATCTGAAATCGCCGTTCTATTAAATGAAATCGAGTATGTATGCAAGCATCTAGCAAAATGGGATCGGCCTGTCCGGTCCCAGCATCTTAAACTAGGATATGTGGAAGCTATCAAAAGAATGAGGCATCCATATGGCAGTGTACTCATCATCGGTTCTTGGAATTATCCAGTTCAGCTGACCTTGATGCCTACCATTGGTGCAATTGCCTCGGGAAACCGCTGCGTGATCAAGCCATCTGAACATGCACCGGCAACGGCGGAACTGTTAAAAGAAATCATCAATCAGACATTTCCTCCCGAACAATTACACGTTGTGACGGGAGATGCACAAACCGCGAGTGAGTTAACTTCAGCCCCTTTTGACCTAATCTTTTTTACAGGCAGCACGAAGACTGGGAAAGCTGTGGCAGAACAGGCAGCTAAACAGCTCACACCGGTGATACTCGAACTCGGTGGGAAAAACCCATGTATCATGGATGAAACAGGTTATTCCAAAACTGCCATTAGGGAAATCGTCTGGGGTAAATTCCTTAATGCGGGACAAACCTGTATTGCACCGGATACCCTTTTTGTCCATGAATCCATTTATGAGAAAACGCTGGATGAGATTTCAGCTTCGGTTTCGGCTTTCTATGGAGATCGGCCAGAGGAGAGCGGGGATTATGGTCGAATCTGTACTGATGCCCATTTTCAAAAGATGGTTGAGTTGATCGGACAGGGGATTGTCCGGCATGGAGGTACGCATGATCAAAATGATCGGTTCATCGCTCCGACCGTGGTAACGGATATCAAACCCGATAGTTCAATTCTGCAGGAGGAAATTTTCGGTCCGGTTCTTCCTGTCATTCCTTATACAGACTTAAAAACGTTGTTATCCAGTGGCACACTTCAGCGTGATTCACTGACGGGGTATATATTCAGTAAAAACAAGAATCATATTCAACGGTTCAAGGAACATATGCGTTCACCAACCATCAGCGTCAACCAAGTGATCCATCATGCCGCGAGTCCCCATATCGCATTTGGAGGGGTTGGAAGCAGCGGATACGGTGCTTATCACGGAAAAGCTGGTTTTCTAGCTTTTAGTTATGAAAAAACAGAGTACCAAACCTATCATTACCTGCGTTTTCAAGGTAAATTCCCACCGTATTCCGACCGAAACATGAAAGCATTGAAAGTATTAAGAAAGTGGCTGCTGTAA